Part of the Subtercola frigoramans genome, GTGATCTCGCGCCCGACGATGAGCGACTGGATGGAATCGGTTCCCTCGTACGTATGGACCACCTCCATATCGGTGAGATGCCGTGCCACATGATTCTCCAGCAGGAGTCCATTCCCGCCGAGCATGTCACGTGCCTCGCGGCAGAGTGCACGGGACTTCTGACAGGTGAAGAGCTTCGCCAACGACGCCTGTTCGTTGGTCAGTCGTCCCTGGTCTTGCAGCGCCGCCGTGCGGAAACACAGGAGCTGCATCGCCGTGAGATCGGCGAGCATGTTCGCGAGCTTGTTCTGCACGAGCTGAGTCGCCGCGATCTGCCTGCCGAACTGCGATCGTTCCAGAGAGTAGCGCACGGCGATCTCGTAGGCGGCGACCGCGTGGCCGAGGGCCTCCCACGCAACGGTGCTGCGGGTGCGGTTGAGAACAGCAGAGACGTCGCGGAACGACGTCGACTTTTCGAGCAGGTTCGAAACCGGCACCCTCAGGCCCGAGATCGAGATCTGGGCCTGCTGGATGGCCCGCTTGGCGATCTTGCCGGTGATCGCCACCGCCGAATAGCCCTCGGGATACGCTCCATCCAGATTCTTCTCGATCACGAACGCCTTGACCTTTCCGTCAGCCGTGTCCCGCGCCCAGAGAACGACGATGTCGGCGACGTGGCCGAGACCGATCCAGCGTTTCTCCCCGTTGAGGACATAGTTTTCTCCGTCCCGGCTCGCGGTGGTCTCGAGCCTGACGGAGTCAGAGCCGTGCTCGGGTTCCGTCAGGGCGAAGGCCCCCAACTTCTCGAACCGAGCCATCGCGGGAAGCCACCGCTTCTTCTGAGCCTCGCTCCCGAGAAGGCTGATGGTTCCCATAGCCAATCCGGACTGTACGGCGTTCAGAGTATTGACGCTCCCGTCACCGCGCGAAAGTTCCATCGCCACAAGCCCGGTCTGGAGACGGGTCAGGCCCGGGCATCCGTAGCCTTCGATGGCGGTGCCGACGCCACCCGTGGCAGCGAGGTCAGGAAGAATCTCATAGGGGAAATCGGCCCGTTCCCAGTACTCGTTGATCAGGGGCGTCACCCGAGCATCGACGAAACCCCGCACCGTCGAGACGATCGCCCGATCGGCATCGTTGAGATAGTCGTCGAGAACGTAGAAGTCGGTATCGACCGCCCGAGGCATGGCCGGGGAGGTCGTCGAGTGTGCAGCGGATTGCGTGTTGATCGGCATGAGGTCACTCCAGGTTCGATGGCTGTCGACGAGCCTCGCACTCTGTGCATCAAACGTCCAATACCCGTTTCGATCCGTTCGATGCGCCCAGTGACATGATCGATTCGATAGACATTCAGCAGATGCGGGTGTTCCTCGCCGTCGCAGAGGAATTGCATTTCGGTCGTGCCGCCGCACGGCTGCACATGGCACAACCGCCGGTCAGCCGGGCAGTGCGCCGGCTCGAGCGCGACCTGGGTGCGACGTTGTTCGAACGTACCTCGCGCGAAGTTCGACTCACGACGGCCGGGCACGCCTTGGTGAAGCCAGCGGGCGAGATCATCGCCTCCGCGAAGCAGGCGAGTGCCCTCGTTCGCGATGCTGCCCGAAACAGGGAGCGCCCCGTGCGCATTGCGTACTCCGGCGCATCGACCCAGCGTCTCATCGGGCGGCTCGCGTGTTCGATCAATCGACTCGAGCCGGGCATCCAGATTGAATTCTCGGGTCGGAGTTTCGCCGAGCCAGCGTTGGAACTCCTCCTTCAGCATGACGTCGACATTGCAATCGGTCGTTGGGACGAGATTCCGAACTCGATCAGCAGCCACGTGATTGCGCAGGAGGAGCTCATCGTGATTGTGCCGAGCTCACACGTTCTAGCAACCGTCGGCTCCGCACAAATGAGCGACTTCGCGCCCGACCCGTTCGTGCTGTTGGCGCCACATCCCGGTGCTGTGCTCGACGACCGGTTGCGCCGGATGGAGCGTTCCGGCGGATTCGAGATCGCTGTCATTCACCTCGCCCCGGATTCGTGGACCGCGATATCGCTCGTGTCCGCGGGAGTCGGATGCTCGCTGACGGTGTCGACCGTGGCCGAAACAATCACCGATCCGCAGGTGAGGTCGGTGCGCCTGCTCAACGTTGTTCCTCCCGTCGAGCTCAGAATGGCGTGGCGGGGGGATGCCCGGGATTCCGCGACCCAGACGGTGGTTGCCCTCATCGACCAGCTTGCCCAATCGTGAAAGAGGCGAACGTGCACACGCGCAGCATCGATCACCGCTGATAGCAGGCCGGTCTCACCAAGGCGGCCGTCCGGGTGTCCTGATCTCTCGGCCGTTGGCTAGGCTCCATCGCGTCGAGCACCGAACGAAGGAGTCACTGAATGCCCGAAGCATTTCTGATCGGCGGGGCGCGAACGGCGGTGGGGCGATATGGCGGCGCTCTCGCGCAGGTGCGTCCGGATGATCTCGCCGCCATCGTCGTGCGGGAGGCCGTTGCCCGGGCCGGCGTTCCGGCAGAACGTGTGGACGAAGTCATCCTGGGCAATGCCAATGGTGCCGGAGAGGAGAACCGCAACGTAGCTCGCATGGCGTGGCTCCTCGCCGGGTTTCCCGAAGGCGTCCCCGGCATCACGGTCAACCGCCTGTGCGCATCCGGCATGTCTGCAGTTGCCCTGGCGACGAGCATGGTGCGCAGCGGCGATGCGGACATCGTGGTCGCGGGCGGCGTCGAATCCATGAGCCGTGCCCCCTGGGTGATGGCCAAGCCTTCGACAGCATGGGCCAAGCCGGGAGAAATCGTCGACTCGTCCATCGGCTGGCGATTCTCCAATCCGAGATTCGTTTCCGGCGATCTTGGGCGCGAAGGCAAGATGACGTATTCCATGCCCGAGACGGCAGAGGAGGTCGCCGATCGATTCGGAATCTCGAGAGACGACGCCGATAGGTTCGCAGTCGAATCCCACTCGCGTGCACTCGCGGCGATCGACGCCGGGCGATTCGTACCCGAGATCGTGGCCGTGCCGGTCGTCGATCGGCGTGGCGCTCAGACCATCGTCGACATCGACGAAGGGCCGCGGGCCGGCACCACCGCCCAAGTCCTGGCCGGATTGAGACCGGTAGTCAGAGCGGGTGGGGTCGTGACGGCTGGAAATTCGTCTACCCTGAACGACGGCGCTTCGGCTGTGGTGGTCGCTTCTGAGCGCGCGGTGAACGAATTCGGACTCGTGCCTCGCGCCCGTGTCGTCGCAAGCGCCTCTGCCGGGGTTGCGCCCGAGGTCATGGGAATCGGGCCAGTACCTGCGACTCGTCGCGTGCTCGACAAGGCCGGGTGGAGGCTGGCCGACATCGGGGCGGTCGAACTCAATGAGGCCTTCGCCACCCAATCGCTTGCCGTGATCAGGCAGCTCGATATGGACCCGTCGATCGTCAACAGCGACGGCGGAGCCATCGCACTCGGACACCCCCTTGGCTCGTCTGGCTCTCGAATCCTCATCACATTGCTCGGTCGAATGGAGCGCGAGGGGGTGAATCGAGGTCTGGCGACCATGTGCGTCGGGGTCGGTCAGGGTATGTCTCTAGTCCTGGAGCGAGCTTGATGAAAACTGGTGCTCGACTCCCGCAGCCAGACGGAAGATCGGACTGTAATAGGCTGCGCGTCGAGGATGCGGCCGACGACCGCATTGTCGTCACCCTGGACAATGCGCTCAGCAGGAACGCGATCGACGAAACGATGGTCGCCGAGTTGCATGCCGTTTGCTCGGTCCTCGAGAGCGAACCGCGAATCCTGATCTTGGCCGGGGCGAATGGACTCTTCGCGTCGGGTGCTGATATCGCTCAACTGCGGCAACGTGGTCGAGACGACGCACTGCGGGGAATCAACATCACCCTGTTCGAGCGTATCGCCAGGCTACCGATGCCGGTCATCGCCGCGGTGGAGGGATACGCACTCGGCGGCGGGGCGGAGCTCGCCTATGCTGCCGATTTCCGCCTCGCTGCCACCAGCCTCAGAATCGGCAATCCGGAGCCCGCGCTCGGTATCGTCGCCGGTGCCGGCGCGACCTGGCGACTCCGGGAACTTGTCGGAGAACCTCTTGCGAAGGAGATCCTCCTGGCCGGAAGGGTCCTCGATGCCACAGAGGCGAAGGCCGCCGGCCTTGTCACCTCGATTCATGCTTCCGATGCTCTACTGCCTGCGGCCCACGAACTCGCCGACCGAATCGGACGAAGCGATCCGCTCGCCGTGCGGCTGACGAAAGCCGCGTTCCACGCCCCGAGAAGCGCCCACCCTCTTGTCGACGAACTCGCTCAGGCGATCCTGTTCGAGTCGCCGGCCAAATTCGATCGGATGCAGGCTTTCCTCACCCGGCGATCCAGCACCCCGAATCCAACCGGCGAGCGAGGCGAGCGACAACCGACGACCCACACCAATGCTGTGCCACCGAAGGAAGGTCCATGATCGACATCTCCAGCACTCTCCCAGCCCGTGTAGGAGTACTCGGCGGAGGGCGCATGGGCGCCGGAATCGCGCATGCGTTCCTCCTGCATGGCTGCGACGTCGTGGTCATCGAGCGCGACGACGAGACCGCGACGGCCGCTCTCGAACGGGTTCGCGCCATGGTGCTGTCATCGGCCACGCGTGCACCGTCGACCGTCGACGTGTGGGAGACCTGCGGCCAGGTGCAGGTCTCCACCGATATCGGCGCTTTCACCGATCGCCAGCTTGTCGTCGAAGCCGTGCCGGAGCAGTTCGACCTGAAGACGGATGCGCTCCGCCGAGTCGAGAGCGTCATCGACCGGCGGGCGGCTCTCGCGACCAATACATCGTCGCTGAGCATCACCGCACTGGCCTCTTGTCTCGATCATCCGGATCGTTTCATCGGACTTCACTTCTTCAATCCGGTCCCTGCATCTGCGCTCGTCGAGATCGTCGTTGCACCGAAGACGAGTAGACCTCTGCGTACGGCATCGGCGGAATGGGTGCGCCGCCTCGACAAGACGCCCGTTGTCGTCAGCGACACACCGGGCTTCGCCTCGAGTCGCCTCGGAGTGGCGATTGCTCTCGAAGCGATGCGGATGCTCGAGGACGGAGTCGCCTCGGCTGAAGATATAGACCTTGCCATGCAGCTCGGCTACAAGCACCCCTCTGGACCGCTCAAGACAACCGACATCGTCGGGCTCGACGTTCGACTGGGCATAGCGGAATACCTCGAGCAGACACTCGGTGAGCGTTTCGCCCCACCTCGGATACTGCGGGACAAGGTTGCAGCGGGTGAGCTCGGTCGGAAGGCCGGCAAGGGCTTTTACGACTGGAGCAGCCCGAGCTGAGATTCTTGTCGGTGATCCCGAGGAGCGTGCA contains:
- a CDS encoding acyl-CoA dehydrogenase family protein — its product is MPINTQSAAHSTTSPAMPRAVDTDFYVLDDYLNDADRAIVSTVRGFVDARVTPLINEYWERADFPYEILPDLAATGGVGTAIEGYGCPGLTRLQTGLVAMELSRGDGSVNTLNAVQSGLAMGTISLLGSEAQKKRWLPAMARFEKLGAFALTEPEHGSDSVRLETTASRDGENYVLNGEKRWIGLGHVADIVVLWARDTADGKVKAFVIEKNLDGAYPEGYSAVAITGKIAKRAIQQAQISISGLRVPVSNLLEKSTSFRDVSAVLNRTRSTVAWEALGHAVAAYEIAVRYSLERSQFGRQIAATQLVQNKLANMLADLTAMQLLCFRTAALQDQGRLTNEQASLAKLFTCQKSRALCREARDMLGGNGLLLENHVARHLTDMEVVHTYEGTDSIQSLIVGREITGLAAF
- a CDS encoding LysR family transcriptional regulator, with the protein product MIDSIDIQQMRVFLAVAEELHFGRAAARLHMAQPPVSRAVRRLERDLGATLFERTSREVRLTTAGHALVKPAGEIIASAKQASALVRDAARNRERPVRIAYSGASTQRLIGRLACSINRLEPGIQIEFSGRSFAEPALELLLQHDVDIAIGRWDEIPNSISSHVIAQEELIVIVPSSHVLATVGSAQMSDFAPDPFVLLAPHPGAVLDDRLRRMERSGGFEIAVIHLAPDSWTAISLVSAGVGCSLTVSTVAETITDPQVRSVRLLNVVPPVELRMAWRGDARDSATQTVVALIDQLAQS
- a CDS encoding thiolase family protein, translating into MPEAFLIGGARTAVGRYGGALAQVRPDDLAAIVVREAVARAGVPAERVDEVILGNANGAGEENRNVARMAWLLAGFPEGVPGITVNRLCASGMSAVALATSMVRSGDADIVVAGGVESMSRAPWVMAKPSTAWAKPGEIVDSSIGWRFSNPRFVSGDLGREGKMTYSMPETAEEVADRFGISRDDADRFAVESHSRALAAIDAGRFVPEIVAVPVVDRRGAQTIVDIDEGPRAGTTAQVLAGLRPVVRAGGVVTAGNSSTLNDGASAVVVASERAVNEFGLVPRARVVASASAGVAPEVMGIGPVPATRRVLDKAGWRLADIGAVELNEAFATQSLAVIRQLDMDPSIVNSDGGAIALGHPLGSSGSRILITLLGRMEREGVNRGLATMCVGVGQGMSLVLERA
- a CDS encoding enoyl-CoA hydratase/isomerase family protein translates to MKTGARLPQPDGRSDCNRLRVEDAADDRIVVTLDNALSRNAIDETMVAELHAVCSVLESEPRILILAGANGLFASGADIAQLRQRGRDDALRGINITLFERIARLPMPVIAAVEGYALGGGAELAYAADFRLAATSLRIGNPEPALGIVAGAGATWRLRELVGEPLAKEILLAGRVLDATEAKAAGLVTSIHASDALLPAAHELADRIGRSDPLAVRLTKAAFHAPRSAHPLVDELAQAILFESPAKFDRMQAFLTRRSSTPNPTGERGERQPTTHTNAVPPKEGP
- a CDS encoding 3-hydroxyacyl-CoA dehydrogenase family protein, which encodes MIDISSTLPARVGVLGGGRMGAGIAHAFLLHGCDVVVIERDDETATAALERVRAMVLSSATRAPSTVDVWETCGQVQVSTDIGAFTDRQLVVEAVPEQFDLKTDALRRVESVIDRRAALATNTSSLSITALASCLDHPDRFIGLHFFNPVPASALVEIVVAPKTSRPLRTASAEWVRRLDKTPVVVSDTPGFASSRLGVAIALEAMRMLEDGVASAEDIDLAMQLGYKHPSGPLKTTDIVGLDVRLGIAEYLEQTLGERFAPPRILRDKVAAGELGRKAGKGFYDWSSPS